In Aequorivita sp. H23M31, a single window of DNA contains:
- a CDS encoding DUF2306 domain-containing protein produces the protein MEQTIKILIYIHAAFGGIALLAGLISMFARKGNTIHKKFGLMFFYSMIISGAVAMFVAVLPNHESPFLFSVGIFSLYFVLTGKRALNFRRKNPDLRIDSLISIGMIITGVLMILLPIILTSSINIVLVVFAVVGILLSVKDLQLFKDPQRLRKAWLKLHLGKMIGGYISASTAFVVVNQYFPSIYGWFVPGIIGGVVIVYWIRKVNGKNVIIAKSKVTL, from the coding sequence ATGGAACAGACAATAAAAATTTTGATTTATATCCACGCAGCTTTTGGTGGAATTGCCTTACTGGCAGGTCTCATTTCAATGTTTGCCAGAAAAGGAAATACTATTCACAAAAAGTTTGGTTTAATGTTTTTCTACTCCATGATAATTTCCGGAGCTGTCGCTATGTTCGTTGCGGTTTTACCTAATCATGAAAGTCCGTTCTTATTTTCAGTTGGAATTTTTAGCTTATATTTCGTGCTGACTGGTAAGAGAGCTCTAAATTTTAGAAGAAAGAATCCTGATTTACGGATTGACAGTTTGATATCGATAGGAATGATTATAACAGGCGTCTTAATGATTTTATTACCGATTATACTAACAAGCAGTATCAATATAGTTCTTGTGGTCTTTGCAGTTGTTGGAATACTGTTATCTGTAAAGGATTTACAATTATTTAAAGATCCACAGCGGTTAAGAAAAGCTTGGTTAAAATTACATTTAGGAAAAATGATAGGTGGATATATTTCTGCATCGACAGCCTTTGTGGTTGTCAATCAATATTTCCCAAGCATTTATGGGTGGTTTGTTCCTGGGATTATTGGTGGAGTTGTGATAGTTTATTGGATAAGGAAAGTGAATGGGAAAAATGTAATAATTGCTAAATCGAAAGTTACATTATAA
- a CDS encoding OmpH/Skp family outer membrane protein codes for MNFLKIAVLFIGISTFAQGKVGVIDIDYILANMPEMTNAQEQLSTYGAQLDSDLNKKIDEYKTLADAYQAGEAEFTIAQKKDKKTDLINLENDIQKFQQNGKALMEIKQQEVLQPLYKKIGDALEKVAKAQAYTQVVQTNADIVYLDPNYDLTDSIIKEMGITIKPVEEEK; via the coding sequence ATGAATTTTTTGAAGATTGCCGTTTTATTTATTGGTATATCCACATTTGCTCAGGGAAAAGTGGGCGTAATCGATATAGATTATATACTTGCCAATATGCCCGAAATGACGAATGCCCAAGAACAATTATCTACCTATGGAGCCCAATTGGATTCGGACTTAAATAAAAAGATTGATGAATACAAAACTCTGGCCGACGCGTACCAAGCGGGAGAAGCGGAATTCACCATTGCCCAAAAGAAAGACAAAAAAACCGATTTGATAAATCTAGAAAACGACATCCAGAAATTCCAACAAAATGGAAAGGCATTAATGGAAATCAAACAACAAGAGGTGCTACAACCTCTATATAAAAAGATTGGTGATGCGCTGGAGAAAGTTGCCAAAGCGCAGGCATATACCCAAGTCGTGCAAACAAATGCGGATATAGTTTATTTAGATCCCAATTATGATCTTACGGATTCTATTATAAAAGAAATGGGAATAACAATAAAACCAGTAGAGGAGGAAAAATAA
- the guaB gene encoding IMP dehydrogenase, with product MIEHSNKILGEGLTYDDVLLVPAYSEVLPREVSIATRFSRNITLNVPIVSAAMDTVTESAMAIAIAREGGIGVLHKNMTIEQQAAEVRKVKRAESGMIIDPVTLHKHNTVGDAQKTMREYSIGGIPIIDDAGKLIGIVTNRDLRFERDLNHQLSEVMTSENLVTVAQGTSLQEAEIILQQHKIEKLPVVSEDGTLLGLITFRDITKLTQKPNANKDQFGRLRVAAALGVTPDVLERAEALVNAQVDAVIIDTAHGHTRGVVEVLKQVKEKFPFLDVVVGNIATPEAAQYLVDAGADAVKVGIGPGSICTTRVVAGVGFPQFSAVLEVAAAIKGSGVPVIADGGIRYTGDIPKALAAGADCVMLGSLLAGTKESPGETIIYEGRKYKSYRGMGSVEAMRQGSKDRYFQDVEDDIKKLVPEGIVGRVPYKGDLLESMTQFIGGLRAGMGYCGAKDIESLKENGKFIKITSSGIAESHPHDVTITKEAPNYSR from the coding sequence ATGATCGAACATTCAAACAAAATTTTAGGAGAAGGCTTAACTTACGACGATGTACTTCTGGTACCCGCCTATTCCGAAGTATTGCCCCGCGAAGTTTCTATCGCTACCCGATTTTCAAGAAATATAACCCTTAACGTGCCTATTGTTTCCGCAGCAATGGACACCGTTACGGAAAGTGCCATGGCTATTGCCATAGCTCGTGAGGGAGGAATTGGAGTGCTTCATAAAAATATGACCATTGAACAGCAGGCTGCTGAAGTCCGCAAAGTAAAACGTGCAGAAAGTGGTATGATTATCGATCCGGTTACGCTTCATAAACACAATACCGTTGGCGATGCGCAAAAAACAATGCGGGAATATAGTATTGGTGGAATTCCAATAATCGATGATGCTGGCAAACTAATAGGAATTGTAACGAACCGCGATCTTCGCTTTGAAAGAGATTTGAACCACCAACTTAGCGAGGTTATGACTTCCGAAAATTTGGTCACCGTGGCACAGGGAACTTCCCTGCAAGAGGCGGAGATCATCCTTCAACAACATAAAATAGAAAAATTACCTGTAGTATCAGAGGATGGAACCCTTCTCGGACTTATCACATTTAGGGATATTACAAAACTTACCCAAAAACCGAATGCAAATAAAGATCAGTTCGGTCGTCTTCGTGTAGCTGCTGCTCTGGGTGTTACTCCTGACGTGTTGGAACGAGCGGAAGCTTTGGTAAATGCCCAAGTAGATGCGGTCATTATTGATACCGCTCATGGACATACGAGAGGAGTAGTGGAGGTTTTAAAACAGGTGAAAGAAAAATTCCCATTCTTAGACGTTGTGGTTGGAAATATCGCTACTCCTGAAGCTGCACAATATTTGGTCGATGCCGGTGCAGATGCCGTAAAAGTAGGAATCGGACCCGGTTCAATTTGTACCACGAGAGTAGTTGCAGGAGTTGGTTTTCCACAGTTTTCTGCGGTATTGGAGGTTGCAGCCGCCATTAAAGGCAGTGGCGTTCCCGTAATCGCCGATGGGGGAATACGTTATACGGGTGATATTCCAAAAGCGCTTGCAGCCGGTGCAGACTGCGTCATGCTTGGTTCTTTATTGGCTGGTACTAAGGAATCTCCAGGAGAAACCATTATTTACGAAGGAAGAAAATACAAATCCTATAGAGGAATGGGTTCAGTTGAAGCTATGAGACAAGGAAGTAAAGACCGTTATTTCCAAGACGTAGAAGATGATATAAAGAAACTCGTTCCTGAAGGAATTGTTGGGCGTGTACCTTATAAAGGTGACTTATTGGAAAGTATGACCCAATTCATTGGAGGCTTAAGAGCGGGGATGGGTTATTGTGGCGCAAAAGATATTGAGAGTTTAAAGGAGAACGGGAAGTTTATAAAAATCACTTCCTCTGGAATCGCTGAAAGCCATCCGCACGATGTTACTATAACCAAAGAAGCGCCAAATTACAGTAGATAG